One Oryza glaberrima chromosome 10, OglaRS2, whole genome shotgun sequence DNA segment encodes these proteins:
- the LOC127785615 gene encoding geraniol 8-hydroxylase-like: MASFLLVSIMLSLLLVLFSHLLQLIAAARRHLPPGPCPLPLIGNLLDIGDLPHRSFARLAERYGPLMTVRLGAATCVVASSPATARAVLQTHNASLAGRGRQDAWHAGGHAENSVFVLPPGRKWRLLRKLGAAHLFSRRKLAELAPLRDEIVGGLLRRVAERADHRGGGGGGAPVDVGRLALAANVELLWRSVFSTRLDAATLDVLCDVAREAAVLLGTPNISDFFPAVAALDLQGLRRRLAELMKNTYRLVDAQIDHRMRCRELRGGRGGEAMDLLDVLLDMSEQEREDGDDDVINRDLMRALLTDLFVGGSDSTATTVEWAMAELLQNPEIMKTLQQEIKMVLGTRSQVEESDIGQLPYLQAIVKETLRLHPIVPLRLYEAERTVEIEGHTIPIGSKVIVNAWAIHQSAKVWIQPEKFLPERFITKDIDFTGRHFEFIPFGSGRHICIGLPLANRMLHMILGSLMLQFKWTMPQMVNRNGLDMAEKFGLVVSMATRPNIIASKM; encoded by the exons ATGGCTTCCTTTTTGCTTGTAAGCATCATGCTCTCACTCCTGCTCGTCCTCTTCTCCCACCTCCTCCAActcatcgccgccgctcgccgccatcttCCACCCGGCCCATGCCCGCTGCCGCTCATCGGCAACCTCCTTGACATCGGCGACCTCCCCCACCGCTCATTCGCGCGCCTGGCCGAGCGCTACGGCCCGCTCATGACCGTCCGGCTCGGCGCGGCGACCtgcgtcgtcgcctcctcgccggcgacggcccgCGCGGTGCTCCAGACGCACAACGCCAGCCTCGCCGGCCGCGGGCGGCAGGACGCGTGGCACGCCGGCGGCCACGCGGAGAACTCCGTGTTCGTCCTCCCGCCGGGCCGCAAGTGGCGCCTGCTGCGCAAGCTCGGCGCGGCGCACCTGTTCTCGCGGCGGAAGCTCGCCGAGCTGGCGCCGCTCCGCGACGAGATcgtcggcggcctcctccggcGCGTCGCCGAGCGCGCggaccaccgcggcggcggcggcggcggcgcgccggtcgACGTGGGGCGCCTGGCGCTCGCGGCGAACGTGGAGCTGCTGTGGCGCTCCGTGTTCTCCACCCGCCTCGACGCGGCGACGCTCGACGTGCTCTGCGACGTCGCGCGCGAGGCCGCCGTTCTCCTCGGGACGCCCAACATCTCGGACTTCTTCCCGGCGGTCGCCGCGCTCGACCTCCAGGGCCtgcgtcgccggctcgccgagCTGATGAAGAACACGTACCGGCTGGTAGACGCGCAGATCGACCATCGGATGCGCTGCAGGGAGttgcgcggcggccgcggcggcgaggccatggaCTTGCTCGACGTGCTCCTTGACATGTCCGAGCAAGAGCGGGaagatggcgacgacgacgtgatAAACCGTGATTTGATGAGGGCGTTGCTCACG GATTTATTCGTTGGGGGAAGTGACTCCACCGCAACTACTGTAGAGTGGGCAATGGCAGAGTTACTTCAAAATCCTGAAATCATGAAAACGTtacaacaagaaataaaaatggTTCTGGGCACTAGATCTCAAGTTGAAGAATCTGACATTGGCCAACTTCCCTATCTCCAAGCAATTGTTAAAGAAACACTACGACTACACCCAATTGTGCCTTTGCGACTATACGAGGCCGAGAGGACAGTAGAAATAGAAGGACATACAATCCCCATAGGGAGCAAAGTAATAGTGAATGCATGGGCTATTCATCAAAGTGCTAAAGTTTGGATACAACCAGAAAAGTTCCTCCCCGAGAGATTCATTACAAAAGATATTGATTTTACAGGTAGACACTTCGAATTCATTCCATTTGGTTCAGGAAGGCACATTTGCATTGGATTGCCTCTTGCAAACCGAATGCTGCACATGATACTTGGCTCGCTTATGCTCCAATTTAAATGGACAATGCCTCAAATGGTGAACAGGAATGGTTTAGACATGGCTGAGAAGTTTGGATTAGTGGTGTCAATGGCTACCCGGCCAAATATTATAGCTAGTAAAATGTGA
- the LOC127753192 gene encoding pectinesterase inhibitor 10-like: MARRPMTAVFFVFVVALSSASPATAKATPAAPPCVAPPAEVAFLRASCASTLYRLTCYDALIPYGCAFQTSTVKLARAAADVNAASLKNLTARAKELVTHGVPGEAPAIAAEIRDCASTSSSASGHAKETAAELARLDAMGDAAKGSQARWAVSNAKTWLSAAMTNEANCADALSSTGAAVSPAARELIAGVVMAKQYTSIALSFVNTIPVS, encoded by the coding sequence ATGGCGCGTCGTCCCATGACCGCCgtcttcttcgtcttcgtcgtcgcaCTGTCGTCGGCTTCTCCGGCGACAGCCAAGGCGACACCGGCGGCACCGCCAtgcgtggcgccgccggcggaagTGGCGTTCCTCCGCGCGAGCTGCGCCAGCACGCTGTACCGGCTGACGTGCTACGACGCGCTCATCCCCTACGGGTGCGCGTTCCAGACCAGCACGGTGAagctcgcccgcgccgccgccgacgtcaacGCGGCGAGCCTCAAGAACCTGACGGCGCGGGCCAAGGAGCTCGTGACCCACGGCGTCCCCGGCGAGGCCCCCGCGATCGCCGCCGAGATCCGCGACTGCGcgagcacgtcgtcgtcggcgtccggcCACGCCAAGGAGACGGCCGCCGAGCTCGCGAGGCTCGATGCCATGGGGGACGCCGCCAAGGGGAGCCAGGCGAGGTGGGCGGTGTCCAACGCGAAGACGTGGCTCAGCGCCGCGATGACCAACGAGGCCAACTGCGCCGACGCGCTCTCGTCCACGGgcgccgccgtgtcgccggCCGCGAGGGAGTTGATCGCTGGTGTGGTGATGGCCAAGCAGTACACCAGCATCGCCCTCTCGTTTGTCAATACCATACCGGTTTCTTGA